From Primulina tabacum isolate GXHZ01 chromosome 2, ASM2559414v2, whole genome shotgun sequence, one genomic window encodes:
- the LOC142537895 gene encoding uncharacterized protein LOC142537895: MIEQKKELIEARKLIQEQDTRIQKLEAIVYKKGAWDSKIDDKRSCSVKLHQVNESEMKIDKFFPSYEDLNDVEMKVVEKFVALQGKPVILTLETSTDVVAYGTVVEVNGANNLLHGVPLPQNCMRVSIDEAMQKSALFPVPIPNECENVGDAVGTHMAWPNHLIMLRQEKRHMNKIVSVERN, from the exons ATGATTGAGCAAAAGAAAGAGTTGATAGAAGCTAGAAAATTAATTCAAGAGCAAGATACACGCATTCAAAAACTTGAAGCAATTGTCTACAAAAAGGGTGCATGGGACAGTAAGATTGATGACAAAAGAAGTTGCTCGGTAAAATTGCATCAAGTGAATGAAAGTGAAATGAAAATCGACAAGTTTTTTCCCAGTTATGAAGATTTGAATGATGTCGAAATGAAAGTTGTGGAAAAATTTGTTGCTTTACAG GGGAAACCTGTTATTTTGACATTGGAGACTAGCACAGACGTTGTTGCATATGGAACAGTTGTTGAGGTCAATGGAGCTAATAACTTGCTTCATGGTGTTCCATTACCTCAAAATTGCATGCGTGTATCCATTGATGAAGCAATGCAAAAATCAGCACTTTTTCCAGTTCCGATTCCCAATGAATGTGAAAATGTTGGTGATGCCGTAGGAACACATATGGCTTGGCCAAATCATTTGATAATGCTACGACAAGAG AAGCGTCATATGAACAAAATTGTCAGTGTCGAAAGAAACTAG